The genomic DNA ACAATATGGGAAGATAGGTATTGCAGATTCTACATGTTCTCTTGCATAGCGCTATCTCCAAATCCAGTCAAAGATATCAAAGACGCAAAGACATCCACAGCCCAGCGCATCTGGCCTTCCCCAGTAGGAACCTCCTGCAAAACGGTGTAACCCCACGCTAggcaaaaaggggaaggCGTCCAGGAACACCCTGGAGATCGGACACGCCCAGCTCCGCCCGCCTCGAACACTCCTCGACGACGAACGAACCACCTGCTGCCCACAGCGTGCGCTGTCGATGGCTCCAGGTCCAAAGCCGTCTCTTCAACCTCCAGGGACGCCGCCGACGCCGGTTTTTGCGATTACCGGTCAACACGGCGAGCCCTCTTTTCACTTTGTTTGCGACGATTTTGATCTggatcagcaacaacaacagccaggTCGAAGTCATCCAAACAACGAACCCGAGGCAACCGTCCGATCAGAGCCGGAAGCCGCGCCCTTTTCGTCCCCGGTACAGCATTACCTCGCGCCCTCCCCACGAAGCAGTCCTGCCGCCTTCCTCGATCCCTACTCTCACCACCCGTCGCTACGGCCGCCGACGCCCGATCATCTCTTCAACAGCATGTCGTCCGATGGGGGCCTTGCCGCCAACGGCGGCGATGCGCCTGCCATGAAGAACCCCTTCAACTTCCAAACCCAGATTATCTCGTCTGGACCGGTCAAATCTGTATGTCTTCGGCCTCTTCCTATCCAATCACTCAGCTAACAACTCACAGAACATCGGCCAACGCCGCGGCCACAGATACAAAcactcctccatctcggccacTCACCAAATCTTCCAAGAACCACCCCCTCGACCGCCCcccgtcctccccgcctccctccccatcccaaccctcCGAGAAGCCTGGTCGAGCATGCAGCGCGATCAAAAAGCCAGGTTATGGTGGTGCTCCCTCCACGCCTTCATCGCCCTCTACGTCTTCCTCTCGGCCGAAGGCTCCCTGGCCATGACAGCCCTCTCCCACCTAGTCTTCTTCGACGTCGGCTCCGCCGCAGTCTGCGTAGCAGTCGACGTCCTAGGCAACTTTGAAGTATGGCGCCGCTCCTCGATCCGGCACCCCTTCGGCCTCCAACGAGCCGAAGTCCTCGCCGGCTTCGCAATGTCTGTCTTTCTCGTCTTTGGCGGATTCGACCTGATCTCGCACTCCATGAAAGACGTCCTCGAATCCGTCGGCCACCAcgcccctcaccaccccgtCTCAACAACCGATGACTCCTCCCAACccgccggtggtggccacggaggtggtggtcacAGTCACGGAGCACGATACATCACCCCCGGCACCCTcgacctcgcctccttcGCAGCCTTTGTTTCAACCCTCATCTCTGCCTACGGCCTGCGAAACCACGGCCGGATCCGCCGTGTCATGCGCGTGCCGCTGCCgtacctctcctccctcttacCCGAATCCACCATCctttccaaccccttccactttctcaccctcttcttttCAGGCATCATGCTTGTCCTGCCGCTAGTCTATATCCCCCACATCATCTGGCTCGACCGTCTAATCTGCGCGACGATTTCCCTGTCTATGTTTTTTCTCGGGGCTCGTCTAGCAGTAGGACAAGGGTTTATGCTCCTCATGTCGTACAACCACGTCGACAGCAAGAAACAAAAGGGGGACAGCAGCGAAGTCGCCAGCGtgatcaaggagattgagagCGAGCCGCAGGTTCAGagagtggaggaggcgcaGTTTTGGCAGGTGCACTATGGGCTTGCGATGGCGAATCTGAAGGTCAAGGTtaaggggggggagatgatggggggagggcaggGGCTGGATGGGGCGGTCAGCCAGTTACGGCAgagattggggagggtggtgcagaatcggttgggggaggggtatgggaggggggggagtttgaggtGGGAGGTTACTGTGCAGATGAGTAGTGACTGATTGGGTAGGGGCCTTGGGCAGAAAAATgggaaggaagagagggacTGTACATAGCTCTGTCATTGTGGGGTGGGAACTTACATGGCGTTATTGgatttttatatatatattcttTTTGGAGGATGGGTTTATATTGGATGAGATACCTTATATAGGGCGAGTTTACAAGTTGAGCGTTTTGAAGGACTGCTGTTATCATGTCGTGAGTGATGCGGGTGAGGTTACATATCACTTGCCTACTCCTTAGTTTTGTAGGCACCTTGATGGATAGTACCCCTGACActcatacacacacacacacacacacacacacacacacacacacacatcacaaCACACATCAGAACCCCAGTACTGATCAAAGTATTCCAAATCTGAAAGCTTGAATTCAAGAATAATTACAAAGACATATACACAAAAACAAGAGGTATCCGATCCCGCTTATTCCACTTCCCAACCAACGCCGAAACAAGCCAAACCATAACTTTTGACTCCG from Podospora pseudoanserina strain CBS 124.78 chromosome 2, whole genome shotgun sequence includes the following:
- the zrg17 gene encoding cation diffusion zinc membrane transporter Zrg17 (EggNog:ENOG503NXD4; COG:P), which codes for MAPGPKPSLQPPGTPPTPVFAITGQHGEPSFHFVCDDFDLDQQQQQPGRSHPNNEPEATVRSEPEAAPFSSPVQHYLAPSPRSSPAAFLDPYSHHPSLRPPTPDHLFNSMSSDGGLAANGGDAPAMKNPFNFQTQIISSGPVKSNIGQRRGHRYKHSSISATHQIFQEPPPRPPPVLPASLPIPTLREAWSSMQRDQKARLWWCSLHAFIALYVFLSAEGSLAMTALSHLVFFDVGSAAVCVAVDVLGNFEVWRRSSIRHPFGLQRAEVLAGFAMSVFLVFGGFDLISHSMKDVLESVGHHAPHHPVSTTDDSSQPAGGGHGGGGHSHGARYITPGTLDLASFAAFVSTLISAYGLRNHGRIRRVMRVPLPYLSSLLPESTILSNPFHFLTLFFSGIMLVLPLVYIPHIIWLDRLICATISLSMFFLGARLAVGQGFMLLMSYNHVDSKKQKGDSSEVASVIKEIESEPQVQRVEEAQFWQVHYGLAMANLKVKVKGGEMMGGGQGLDGAVSQLRQRLGRVVQNRLGEGYGRGGSLRWEVTVQMSSD